A region of the Falco peregrinus isolate bFalPer1 chromosome 4, bFalPer1.pri, whole genome shotgun sequence genome:
AAGAATTCTAGTGAGAAGAAGGGAGGGTTCCATTTGTTTGTCTTTACTacttttatcttccttttctctctgaagctggaaaataaaacaaaggggAGAATTGAAAAGCAGATTTGTCAAGTTGTTCTGGATCATTTTGAGAAGCAGTACACAACGGAACTGGGAGATGCATGGACCAGGGTCAGGTCTGTTTTTTCGGAGagatgggggagggaggggagagggggaaaggttctgttatttttttaagtgcttcataaaataacttttgaaaGAGTCAACTGTAACTTTGTTGTAACAACAGtaacaactgtaaaaaaaaaaaaagactgtaacaactgcttcaggttttttccaGTTTAGAACTAGcataaaagcatgaaataacAGAAGTCTAAAACTTGGaattttttagggttttttagtTGAGATGTTTCTTTTGGCATGTGAAGTTTATGTTCTCCTGTATGCATATGCACTGCAAGGAGACTACCATCTTATGTGTTTGTGACTGTTTTGTAAAAACATGGTCCAAAAAGCATCCTTTTATATTTAACAGCTGCTGTTAGTGTTTTTTCTACAGCTTTATAGTATCTTGAGAAACTGGGACAAAGATGTTAGAAGTACATCCCCTGATTTCTTTCCTTAGAGGAGATTGAATATTAACGCCATGTACTGAACAGTCTGTCACTTAATTTGGGCGTTGATCCTGCAGCCGCTAAAGAACTGGCTGTGGTACTGAGCGAAGACGTCTTCCCTTCCTTGCTCGCAGGGAAGCCAGCAGAAGAGCCCTTCTGGAGAAGTGCCTTGCTTAGCTTATATACTTTTCAACAGGAGTTTGAACAAAAGCAGTTGACTTTGACTTCAAGTGCATGACAAGTGCTCCCGTCATCAGTGCCATGTTATTTGGAATGAAAAAGCATCTTACGGGATCTTATGTGATCACAGTCTTGCAAACCATGTCGCTCCCGTGAGCGCCCTTTTTGGAGtaaaaagtagtttaaaataaGTGTCTCAgttgttttaaggaaaagaaaaagacccaTAGACATATAGCATTAGTTTAAGTGAATCAAATCAAAAACTCTTTTAGGTTGAATCAAtgtgtatttcatttttagGCAACGAATGTTCCCGAGTAGTATTTTTTGAGACTAAATGAAAAAGTCCTGAGAGGAATTCAAATAGAAAATAGGGGAAATCCATGCAAGAAAGGTCTAAAAAAgttaactgaaaaacaaacaagcctgTTCCTACCATATAAGCACTTCTTTTTGACTGTCTTCCAGGAATATTTAttagtttaatttcttctggCCCAGTGTTTGCAGAACTTACaaggaaatttagaaaaaaaacacttgtaAAACCCGCATATTATGGTGTTGGCTGGAATAACTGTTGCAAAGCCAATGTGATTCTTTTTGTTGCAATATTTACAACTAATATTTCAGTTGGTCTTTGTCCCCAGGGAAATACTTTATAGTCAGGAAGAGCATCACCCTTCATCATTTATAACTTCTGCAGTTGTTTTGCTAAAGAATTAGGAAAACAGAGAACATCTTGTTTCAGAAGAAGTTAGTGCCTTAAGTACAATAATTAGAGAAAATGGTggcttgatttttctcttaaaattatttacctGCATACTTTTCTTAATCTTATctaatcaaaatatttcctttttgattATACTGGAATCATCCAATGGTGAGATTGTTATCCTTACATAAGAAAAGGCTTCCTGTGCTGTGGAATGCTAATTTTATTTGTCAAGTTCTTAAAtagcttttttggtttttcaaTTTAGAGACGTACTCACATACCCATTGTGCTGGCAGTACGCCATTCTGCTTAACAAGTTCAGCCAGTCCGCTGAACTGGAGACCACCTTGCCTGCGAGGGGATATCATCCTGCCTTTCCAAGAAGTTTGCCCTATCTTCCAGCATCCTTTAAGTGTTACATCAGGAGAGCCCCTGGGAGATTCCCTGCACAGAAACACCAGGCTGGTAAACTGAAAGAGTATTATCTGCTGAACGCTGCTTCGCTGTTGCCAGTGTTGGCGTTAGAAGTGAAAGACGGGGAAGATGTTTTGGATCTCTGTGCTGCGCCAGGGGGTAAATCAGTAGCTATCCTGCAGTGTGCCTGTCCAGGTAACGGAGCGAGGTGTGCTTAGAAGCTGATCCCTGGCTCTGTGCCTGGGCCGTTTCAGTTGTGCCTGTTGTCTGTGCTAGATTTGGAATGGGGgcaaaaccagaacagtttATATTCCAGGTAGTTCCATGCTGTTTAGTAAGATTTTTATGAAGTCTTTTCGCTTAAGAGGATGAAAAATATGGTAGTTAAAGTATAGGTTACTACAGACTGACAGACAAAAGTGAAGTAcattacatgtttttctttctccactgGTTCCCTTATTGTTAATTCTTGAGAAGTTTCTTAAAATCACATAGATTTGTTGGTACGTGGAGGTCAGTAATCTGCAATCTTGCAatacttgtacttttttttttttttttctcctctgctacCTCTCTGGCCAGTGCTGTGCAGTAGTATAAGTAAATTTAAGTTTACTGATGTAAAACAGAGCATAACAAATTAAATATGCAAGATCTAGGCAGAGGGAGAAAGGTTATGATGAGGAATTGGTTTGTATCAGTATTTGATAAGCTCTGTGCCTCAATCTACCTAGATATTGTGGAGGGGCACTAAGATAATCACAGTGTTTAGAAGGTAACAGCAAGCAGCCGCTCAGTTCTTCCAGGCCAGGGAGTTAAAGCAAGCTGTGATTGCTGTTTCCAAGTTTATATGTTAGCTTGGGTAGTAGTTGTCTCAAAATGTTCACAGCACCTTATGTTCTTACTGATTGAGACCATTACTATAACCACTAGCACCTGTTGATTCCAGCtggttttccttccctcttctaGAGGAATGAGGTGATGCCAATGAGATAAATTAAGTATggattttcctttcaaaagatttagaataataaaaaaataaaccaacaaaacactCATCTCATGGCTGTTTCTGAAGATACCAAATTGTTGCTAAGAACATAAGATGTAAGGAGGTTGATTCTTAATATACCTCAGCAAATGCTAAAATGTACTGTATTGTGCGTGGCAAATACAGTGTAGGACATCCTGTGGAGATACGGAATTAGAAATTTTTTGAAATTAGAAAATAGgactaagagaaaaaaatatcacgCCGTTTTTTCCGGTCTGGGTACAAGCAACAGCGGTAAGGGATAATTATTCTGGCTACATTGTTAAAAGTAAGTGCAACCAGAAAGCTTTTGTTAAAACACTTCTAGCTTAAATTTCAAATAAGGGATTGAACTGCTCGGCTTAGGATACACGAAACTGGTGTTTTATTTGAAGGCAGTTCGTTAATTAATAAAGGGCATGTACCTCATATAGGAGCCCAGAAAGGCATTTGGCACTGGTCTTTGGATATGGACCATGTTTAAAGTTGGTTTTATTGTGGAAGTCTATTGCTACAGGAAGTACTTACTACTAAATATTTATGGATTGTTCGGTAGGAGCATGTTGAAATTTACTCTTGTGTATAAAAATTCAGCAGTGTTATAAAATGTGCAATAACATAAGCAGGTAAGGTGTAAACTCTGTGGCAGTCATGGCAAAACAGTAGTACTTCTGAACTCAGTGTAAATctttatatttgtaaaaaaaaatggaaaaccagaaatattgGCTTTAGGGtgtttaattcttttttgtttgctttaattcTCTAAGGTCAGTTTCACTGTAATGAAAACGATGATTTGAGGTCAACATGGTTGAAACAGACAATAGAATCCTTCATCCCAGATCCTTTCATTAACTTAATAATGATCACTAAAATGGACGGTACACAGATTGGAGATCTTAAGCCTGAATTATATGACAAGGTAATGTTATTACttattataaaattatatttctgcattctgcttctttctcttcctatGCTGTGctctttttagttttctttttgttttctggccCCCACAAAAATATCTGACCTATCGAGGGGAACCAAGACCATTCGGCCTTGGTAGTGAATTCTGAAGACCTTGTAGCTGTGTTCTTTGCATGATGTGTACTTAGGAGTGGGGGGAACAAGTGAGAGCAATTCAGATAGAGAATACTTTTGGAGCAGTAATTTCTTATTCCCCACCCCCTGATAGAAACATCTCAAAATAGTAATTAGATCATTTTTACCTCTGAACAtggacataaaaaaaaatcaaataaaaaaagaaaaagaacatggaaaataaagtgtTGTGTTTGCAAAAGTtgagtagattttttttgtacacAGTGTTCAGAAAGTGAGTATCTTGTGAATTGTCTTTATTTGCTCTTATTTATGGTATAGGTACTGGTTGATGCTCCTTGTTCAAATGACAGAAGTTGGCTATTCTCTTCTGATATTCAGCAAGCTACACTTAGGctaatacaaaggaaaaagttatCATCTTTACAATTCCAGCTGCTAAGGTGAGAAGTGCAAAGGAAAGCTATTAAGGGAGCTTTtcataattaagaaaaattacatgGGGGCAAGATTTGTCATATTTAATAACCAAAACCAGGTTTCAGCATGTGAAAAGAATGTGAATAGTATGTTGTTGCAATGCTGTTTAGAAGAAACAGCTGGTCTAGGTTAATGTGAATATGGAAATTTGTATGGGGTAACATAAGCAGTAAGGCCCAGATGCTCTGCTACCTTACTGCTGTACAGTCCTCGTGAGTTGCTTATCCACGTATGTGTCCGTTTTCACATGACTCTGCACAGTCTGGTAccatatcaaaatattttttgtaggCACAGCTAAAATGGCTGTAGATATATTCCCCGGCTGGAGCAAAAAACATGTGCATTAACTTTTAGTAGTGTGGGGGTATTTTTTACTACCTGTGAAAATAGTCTGTAGACCTGCCCAGCTGGGCATTCTTCCCCACACtccttgtggtggtggtggtggtggtggtggtgatgctTGTTCATAGAATTGTCCCTTATGGTTCTTTGTTACAGTCTTTTTAATAACTGAGCTGTAAGTCAAGACAGGTTACCTACCATCACTTAGGTCATTATTTAATGCTGCTTCAGAATTTGCTTTCTGGTCTGTTCATATGAAGAGTTTGAGTTGCCTATTGCACATTCTTACGTGCTGCTTGAATTTAATACCTGTTTGACTATTTGTGGCCCAGAAAGACTACTGATTATAATTGATAGggtaaaaaagtaaaagattGTGGGATTTGGTGGGGGAGAGAGgattgtttgtttatttttcaataataatCCAAATGGACGTCATTATGTATTACACTTTTTCACGATACCAGCCATAGGCTAGCATTTGTGAAAGGGTTTCAGACTCTGCCGTTTTTCTTGTTGGGCAAAAAATAAAGTGACTTCCCAATAATACCTTCTAGACTTGagtgttttttgaaaagaaacagtcaCATCCAAGTCCATCTGTCAAAGCAaattgagggaaaaaataacatattacaaaaaagaaagaaagtttttGTGGAAAGTTCCCATTGCAGCAGTTCAAGATAGTTTTGCATGACTTCCAGTTGAAAAAGGCCTAGCAGGAGCCAATGATTTATAACAGAAATATGAGTATCTTATTGCAGTAATGCATCATGTCACCCATTTCCTTTGAAGAAATCAATCACATTTAAAACACTGACCTGTTTCGGTTTTCCCTTTTCAATATTTGACATATAAAATGCAATTTGTGAACCCCTACCAAAAGAAAGCATATATCATGCAGAGAAATTTTGAGAATCTGCATAAATCATTCCAGATTGTAATCCTGAAGTGGAGAACTGATGACAGCATGAaccttgtttttaaagaaaggagaGGTTCCTGTTGGCCCAAATcagatttaattaaattattattaaatcaAGAACTTTGCTTTTGTTGAAAGTGTACTTTACTATAGCAACAGCAGTAAGAATTAGATTTGTAAGGAgaaattcttttgaaatgtaaattgAAGTAGAAGGATGcaaatttcagtttcattgcTCAACATAGGTTGGAGTAGTTCTGTAGATTGACCAATCTATTGTTATGTGCACTGGATTTCTTTTCCCCCCGTCTTGTAAAAGATTTTGAATTGTCTGAAATAAATGGTTAGGTTCAAGTGTTAGAGGTTACAAGCATTCtcagttaaaatatttgatatatGCTTAGTAAATGGTATAGCTGTccacagtatttttattgtgcctttTATCTGATCACTTTAGAATGAATTTCCAGTACTAAAGACATCTCAGATCCTGtgtcagaagggaaaaaggaaatgatAAAATGAGACCAGGAAAGCCTATAGGTGGTTCCTCCAAGTGCATTAGAATTTGGTGAAACTAAAATTGTGGAATGCTACCCTATTCAAGGCTTTGCTTTATGGCTACAGTGCccaattataaataaaatattgagtTTGAATCCCATCTCTGATACTTCCAGTTTAAATTCAGGAAGGCTGAACCTACATTgatccagctgtgctgcacctTATGTGAGTCAGCTCATGCAGAGCTACCTCAGGTTTATCTGTTCAGATTACTTGGTACTTTATGCTCGTGGGCGTATCTCACCTTGCCTCCTgtatctgtaaaacaaaaaaaagtataaagCTGGAACCCAGCAATTTTGTTGAAAGTAGTTTATGTAATATTGTGTGATTTTAAGATGAAGCTTAAAAGTATGAGGACCAAGCATTATTGCTGTTCAGCAGTCGTATTAAATATAAGGATAacacaaaaatgagaaagataAAATGCAAAGGGGAgttctattttcatttctatcAAGTGACACACAGCCCAGAATTTgagttttcctctttcttaatTGAGGAGATGTTTCACTTGCAATCTTGTAATctgtttttctgggtttggacatcagagaggaagcagaggaaggaaaattattttttgcaacaCAGTGTGATTTATTAAATACATAGAGGCTTCAAAGCATGAAGATCTGGAATAAGTATTGAAACTGGTGCAGTGATCTTCCTATGCCAATCTGAATAGaatctgaaatgtaaataagGGGCATAAATTCTGACCAGCACATTTTGTAAGCAGTGAGGGCATCACTGATTTGAAGGAAATTGAGATTGTAATGTTTGTTAATACTAAAACCAAAGCATCCCCGCTGAGTGCTATAATCCGAGAACACGCTGCAAATCTTGTTATTATTCGGAGTGTTcatgcagaaaacaaattgcAAAGTAAGGAAGGAATGTTCAGTTCCTGATACTGAATGCTAGCACAAAATACAGTGGTTCCCATAAGAGAATTTACCAGTGTTGCCAGTTCTCAgatagaaattaaattttggGTTAAACTTGAGTGCATAGTTACTTTTAAACTCTTATGGATGTCGTAATTATTCCTAGacgagctgctgctgcagaaagaaactcTGTTAGGgttcagctgaaaataaatccAACAGGATCCGATTTCgaaaacacagcaaaggcaTTCAGACTACTGTAACATGACTGTACACAACATCTCTTAGTAATTAAACAGCTCTAATTGGTGGTTAATAGAGTTCTGGTTCACAGGAGCTCAGACTAGCTTTAAAAGATACACGTTGGCTGAGTTTCCTTTTTCACCGCTTTTTTCCCCTAGTAGTTAGCTACGGGGGAGGTTGTTTTGAATACCTAAGACGTGCACACACAAAGTTAAGAGATTAGGGGGAATCTGGGGTGCATGAGAACTTTGAAGTATGCTTTGGGTTACTGGTGGCAAAGCAAGCCATACGAAACGGTTGTTTTCTTGGTTGATCTCTTTTGAGttgtatggttttttttcagaactctgGATGGAGCATTAAACTTGGCTTGAGaaatccaaaaaaaccctttattCTTCCTAGTTAACGAAATGTTTCAATCCCTATCTTAcaaatacaaagattttttaAGGAACCACGTCTGGTTCTGTATAACATGCGTATATCTTTTTACAAACCCTATGCAAGTGGGGCACAGTAGTGAgataaaaagaacttttttgctttgaatatCAGTTATAACATGGAATTTGAAATTGCTGATCTTGTTGAAGAAAATGTTACCAGAACTTTTGACGttatgttgggggtttttttctttctcattgaATAGTTTGGGCAGCAGGAGGGTTGTGCACATgcacttggaaagaaaaataaaacaagaaaaacctcCACCCAAATATTCGGAACCTGTTTTTCCGAATTAAAGGGTGCTTAAACCATTAGTTAATATCATATATCTAAGTAACCAGGTGTTGCGCAAGTGGCTTCATAAAGCTTTTGATCTGTTTGCCTTGCTGCTTCGGTCCCCGAGCAGACTGCTGAGCGTGCAGCCGCGCTGTGCGCTGGATTAGCGGTCTGCACCCATGGGAAGTTGGCAGGTTGACAGTTTTCCTCGAGTTATCAGGTAGAATTGGCAACCGAAGTCTCTAAAGGTTAATCTACATGACACAGGacctgctttattttctccGGTCCAGACCTTTGGAAATATATCTTACTTAGAATAAACATTAAAACTTCTGTTGGAAAGGTAGGATGCAAATGTAACAAACCTTAAGTTACAAGCTGCTCTGTGTTCTCTGGTATGTTAAAATTAGTTACATGGTTTTATAGAATATATATAGTCATAGATTTATTTGTTGAAAAAGAGTCTTTTTCACATAGCGTATAGTAAATGCTACAATTTGCTAGAAAGATCCCAATTCTCCTCTTCCCGCTTTCGGTGTCACCtttatattttcactgaaatgtaGTTTTCTACATGTACCTAGAAGAGGAACTGTGAGCTCTTaattgtggggtttgggttttttttttgttgtagagtgaaggcaaaaaaaattttttataACTATGCCATCATGTATTTAGTATATGGTACCACTGTACcatttctgctttgatttaGACAAAAGCCTTTATAGCACATAGACATGTAATGATGAAGTAAAAAGATACTCGGAATTAGCTAGTGGTTCTGTCCAGGCCAAGtgattcagttttctttgtgacttgctactgatgaaaaaaatctcagctgttAATGTTAATTGCAAAGGCAAGGAGAGCCAGTGtcttgaacattttaaaaaaaattactgttataGAAGTTGCTTGAATTTTAGTGTCAAGCATTGAAAGGATGGCAGGGCTGaatgttgggggggggaggagaagcaCAAGAGGGTCCCCCCAGAAACACGGCAGCTGTCTTGTGCCACAGGTTTCTGTCCCGGCATGTGCTGGATTCCTGCACAGGAGCTCCCTGGGTGTTCAGGGGCGTTTTAGAGTGACACAAAGGAGTTCTGAACCACGGTACTGGAGCTGAGGAAAGAAGTGCATGCCATGTTCTGTGGACAAGGGAAGAAGGCATGTAGAAAAGTGGAGGAAATCTTACTGAGGATTATTTCATCACACTACTCATCTCTTTCCCTGGaatttttccctttgctcctCTGTAGCTGACCATTTAATACACTTGTTATTCATAACTGTCTAATCCTTTAACTCCACTGGGAACTTTTTAGATTTGCAACTGTTCCACTAGCAAATCTTCTGTGGGTTATGTGAATGATTCCCCCTTTAACGACTTTCTATCTTAGAAAAGCCAAATAGTTTATATAGGCTGGGAGCCCCAGGCTCCAAACTGGGCATGCTGTCCTGGGCGCCTTGCTGTGCAAACCGTGTTCCCTCTCTGTGCATCCTTGCCCCCGCTCCAGGTGAAACGGTTATATAGCTGCTCCCTGGACAAGGGGACTTGGGGTTTTGTTCCAATTTCAAGTCCTTGAATGTGGCACGTTTGTGCTGTGCCATTCCCCAAAACACTGTTGGTTATGTTAGTGGAGGTACGAGTCATTTTACTCAGTTTTTTAGACTCGTGGTTGGTTTGAATTTCTTCACGGTGAGTGCACGCTGTGGCCATTGTTGTGGCTCG
Encoded here:
- the NSUN3 gene encoding tRNA (cytosine(34)-C(5))-methyltransferase, mitochondrial isoform X2, with protein sequence MHGPGDVLTYPLCWQYAILLNKFSQSAELETTLPARGYHPAFPRSLPYLPASFKCYIRRAPGRFPAQKHQAGKLKEYYLLNAASLLPVLALEVKDGEDVLDLCAAPGGKSVAILQCACPGQFHCNENDDLRSTWLKQTIESFIPDPFINLIMITKMDGTQIGDLKPELYDKVLVDAPCSNDRSWLFSSDIQQATLRLIQRKKLSSLQFQLLRSAIKALRPGGSLVYSTCTLSKAENSDVINLVLNSCSDVMPVDISELATAVSQEFAFLSGMQKHELLVLPEKGRAWGPMYVAKLKKISSV
- the NSUN3 gene encoding tRNA (cytosine(34)-C(5))-methyltransferase, mitochondrial isoform X1, whose amino-acid sequence is MRLPPRSAARLLPPPAGAALLLLPRWAAARAPGQLENKTKGRIEKQICQVVLDHFEKQYTTELGDAWTRVRDVLTYPLCWQYAILLNKFSQSAELETTLPARGYHPAFPRSLPYLPASFKCYIRRAPGRFPAQKHQAGKLKEYYLLNAASLLPVLALEVKDGEDVLDLCAAPGGKSVAILQCACPGQFHCNENDDLRSTWLKQTIESFIPDPFINLIMITKMDGTQIGDLKPELYDKVLVDAPCSNDRSWLFSSDIQQATLRLIQRKKLSSLQFQLLRSAIKALRPGGSLVYSTCTLSKAENSDVINLVLNSCSDVMPVDISELATAVSQEFAFLSGMQKHELLVLPEKGRAWGPMYVAKLKKISSV